A portion of the Chryseobacterium tructae genome contains these proteins:
- a CDS encoding YihY/virulence factor BrkB family protein: MINNAKFFWEVLKDTFTEWNSSSASKDSASLAYYAIFSIPGLLIIIIWVLGNFFGEEAIRGQISTQISGIMGSDVAKSIEGMLAGALIDKKNIFMKAVGVGALVFGSTTLFFQLQHTLNSLWDVESAPKKALLKFLLDRANSLGMILILGFLLMITMILSSLISLFNTIITQYFGFETYLLVEVVNFSIGFGLVMLLFALMFKVLPDVQISWKSVWRGAFLTTALFTLGKFLLSLYFNQVKPTSAFGAAGTVILIMMWINYSCMLIFFGAKFTKVYTYKKGYKVILSKHARWTPAKLYADSLKQMHSEKSE; the protein is encoded by the coding sequence ATGATTAATAATGCTAAATTTTTCTGGGAAGTCTTAAAAGACACCTTTACGGAATGGAACAGCTCTTCTGCATCCAAAGATTCAGCGAGTCTCGCCTATTACGCGATCTTTTCCATCCCGGGATTATTGATCATTATTATCTGGGTACTTGGTAATTTTTTTGGTGAAGAAGCTATCAGAGGGCAGATCAGTACCCAAATCAGTGGAATTATGGGATCTGATGTCGCTAAAAGTATTGAAGGGATGCTTGCCGGAGCCTTAATCGACAAAAAGAATATTTTTATGAAAGCTGTGGGAGTGGGAGCATTGGTTTTTGGTTCTACTACTCTATTCTTTCAACTTCAGCATACATTAAATTCTCTTTGGGATGTAGAATCTGCACCGAAAAAAGCATTACTCAAATTTTTACTGGATAGAGCCAATTCCTTAGGAATGATTTTGATTCTGGGATTTCTGCTCATGATCACTATGATCTTGTCTTCATTAATCAGTCTTTTTAATACAATCATTACCCAATATTTTGGATTTGAAACGTATCTTCTTGTTGAAGTCGTCAATTTTTCAATTGGCTTTGGACTGGTTATGCTCTTATTCGCCCTTATGTTTAAAGTTCTTCCGGATGTACAAATCAGCTGGAAATCTGTTTGGCGGGGAGCTTTTTTAACAACCGCATTATTTACATTAGGAAAATTTTTACTGAGTCTTTATTTCAATCAGGTGAAACCTACCTCAGCATTTGGAGCTGCCGGAACTGTAATTTTAATCATGATGTGGATCAACTATTCCTGTATGCTCATATTTTTCGGTGCTAAATTTACCAAAGTATATACCTATAAAAAAGGTTACAAAGTCATTCTCTCTAAGCATGCAAGATGGACTCCTGCAAAACTCTATGCGGATAGTTTGAAGCAGATGCATAGTGAAAAAAGTGAATGA
- a CDS encoding lipocalin family protein, which produces MKFFIGILLLAGMVSCSSNDDTPTVVDNTNITGTWKPANYEFRGKTISLNDCESRSQIYINTDYSGSYERNEAGADDTCNLVDSFTGKWAYDKLYNVLILTYTEGGETKTLRKEVESYSETELRIKDNNKNLDNVPGNDAGILIFRKG; this is translated from the coding sequence ATGAAATTTTTTATTGGAATTCTTTTATTAGCCGGAATGGTATCGTGTTCAAGTAATGATGATACTCCTACAGTTGTAGACAATACAAATATAACGGGCACATGGAAACCTGCTAACTATGAATTTAGAGGAAAAACTATTTCTCTTAATGATTGTGAAAGTAGAAGCCAGATATATATTAATACAGATTATTCCGGATCTTATGAAAGAAATGAAGCAGGAGCTGATGATACTTGTAATTTAGTAGATTCTTTTACCGGAAAGTGGGCTTATGATAAGTTATATAATGTTCTGATTCTTACCTATACAGAAGGAGGTGAAACTAAAACTTTGAGAAAAGAAGTGGAATCATATTCTGAAACTGAACTTAGAATTAAGGATAATAATAAGAACTTGGATAATGTGCCAGGAAACGATGCCGGAATTTTGATCTTTAGAAAAGGATAA
- a CDS encoding outer membrane beta-barrel protein, with protein sequence MFAISNSVRTILPPDENYAKWLTSSYYATASLGYKNFLFVDATYRRDQSSNLPKGNNSYGYPSITGAVILSEFVKQPWLSFWKVRANYAEVGSSTGNYRLVNTFKARGEGLFDQPYFLANPNLKPQRSKETEFGMEAQFFKNRLGFDFAIYKTKTFDQIINLPVSPATGYRTFLVNAGQIDNKGVEVQLNGTPIKTDNFSWDINVNWSKNENKVIALNGNSQNYLLARYQNNVSLNARVGEAFGALVGSDYQYDANGNKIVDPTSGNYLRNNNQVIGNVTPDWVGGVRNSFRYKDFSVSFLIDVKQGGDVFSPDMGYGLATGLYAETADYRESGVVNPGVNPNGAPNTTVAGDPNGAGSIDGYGVMPNKRFVYDASYVKLREASIGYNLPKSILANTGIRDAKISIVGRNLWIIHKNLPYADPETGTGNGLAAKGQSIGSLPTTRDIGIDVTLKF encoded by the coding sequence TTGTTTGCCATCTCCAATTCAGTAAGAACAATACTTCCTCCTGATGAAAATTATGCAAAATGGCTTACTTCAAGTTATTATGCAACAGCATCATTAGGATATAAAAACTTCTTATTTGTAGATGCTACCTATCGTCGTGACCAGTCTTCAAACTTACCAAAAGGAAATAATAGCTACGGATACCCTTCTATTACTGGAGCCGTGATCTTATCGGAATTTGTGAAGCAGCCATGGTTGAGCTTCTGGAAAGTTAGAGCTAACTACGCAGAAGTTGGATCTTCTACAGGAAATTATAGATTAGTAAATACATTTAAGGCAAGAGGAGAAGGATTATTTGATCAGCCTTACTTCCTTGCTAATCCAAACTTGAAACCTCAAAGATCGAAAGAAACTGAATTTGGTATGGAGGCGCAGTTTTTCAAAAACAGATTAGGATTTGATTTCGCCATCTATAAGACAAAAACATTTGATCAGATTATTAATTTACCGGTTTCACCAGCTACGGGATATAGAACATTCTTGGTAAATGCAGGGCAAATTGACAATAAAGGGGTTGAAGTACAGTTAAATGGTACACCCATTAAAACAGATAACTTTTCTTGGGATATTAATGTAAACTGGTCTAAAAATGAAAATAAGGTAATTGCATTAAATGGGAACTCTCAAAACTATTTATTAGCAAGATATCAGAACAACGTATCTCTTAATGCACGTGTAGGAGAAGCTTTTGGTGCTTTAGTAGGATCAGATTATCAGTATGATGCTAACGGAAATAAGATTGTAGATCCTACATCAGGAAATTATCTTAGAAACAATAACCAAGTGATCGGAAATGTTACTCCGGATTGGGTTGGTGGAGTTAGAAACAGTTTCCGTTATAAAGATTTTTCAGTAAGTTTCCTTATTGATGTGAAGCAAGGTGGTGATGTATTCTCTCCAGATATGGGATATGGATTAGCAACCGGACTTTACGCAGAAACAGCTGATTATAGAGAAAGTGGAGTTGTAAATCCAGGAGTAAATCCAAACGGAGCTCCTAATACAACAGTTGCAGGAGATCCAAATGGTGCTGGTAGTATAGATGGGTACGGTGTTATGCCAAACAAGAGATTTGTATATGATGCTTCTTATGTAAAGTTAAGAGAAGCAAGTATCGGATATAACTTACCAAAGTCAATTTTAGCCAATACAGGTATCAGAGATGCTAAAATTTCTATTGTAGGTAGAAACCTTTGGATTATTCACAAAAATCTACCTTATGCAGATCCTGAAACAGGAACAGGTAATGGTTTAGCAGCGAAAGGCCAGTCGATTGGATCACTGCCTACGACTCGTGATATTGGTATTGATGTAACTTTAAAATTCTAG
- a CDS encoding SusD/RagB family nutrient-binding outer membrane lipoprotein yields the protein MKKLFLIIGLASLALTFTSCERDITSLNDDPKHPTVVPSGVLFASAEQALLDQMLTPNVNRNITRFFTQQWTETTYIDEARYDMVQRPIPTNHYNRMMASSSATINSPGVLSALRDARKFLESEDVSAAQKKNNIAMIELVNVYTWANLVDTFGDIPYFGALKATAENPGDAEIPYDDAKTIYLDLIKRIDAAIAMMDTSVKGYDKDLIYKGDMAKWKKMANSLKFRMAVTLSDVEPGLAKTYAEAAFAGGLFADKSDNFGLQTFPSGLLSNPVYQDVIQSGRNDFLPSDVLVNYMNSTSDPRRAVWFTLYEGQYVGGKYAKTNTFGLFSHFTDAITNENAQGFLLDYTEIMFLKTEAAARNFNVGDTATNLYKEAIKASVTEYGMDVSNADAIVAATPYDATNWKKSVGFQSWVAMFNKGFQAWNFARRLDYPVFVNPSNSRVEAVPIRMKYSQDEYLVNSKNVNAAAAKIGGDKVSTKIFWDKF from the coding sequence ATGAAAAAATTATTTTTAATAATAGGTTTGGCTTCATTGGCGTTAACGTTTACCTCTTGCGAAAGAGATATTACGTCACTGAATGATGATCCAAAACACCCAACGGTAGTTCCTTCAGGAGTACTTTTTGCAAGTGCTGAACAAGCTCTTCTTGATCAAATGTTAACTCCTAACGTTAACCGTAATATTACACGTTTCTTCACTCAACAGTGGACAGAAACCACTTATATTGACGAAGCAAGATATGATATGGTACAAAGACCAATTCCTACCAATCATTACAATCGAATGATGGCTTCTTCATCAGCTACGATAAACTCTCCGGGAGTTTTATCTGCATTGAGAGATGCAAGGAAATTTCTAGAATCAGAAGATGTAAGCGCTGCTCAGAAAAAAAATAATATCGCCATGATAGAATTGGTGAATGTGTATACATGGGCTAACTTAGTAGATACATTTGGAGATATTCCTTATTTTGGAGCATTAAAAGCTACAGCAGAGAATCCTGGTGATGCAGAAATCCCTTATGACGATGCTAAAACAATCTATCTGGATCTTATCAAAAGAATTGATGCTGCTATTGCTATGATGGATACTTCAGTGAAAGGATATGATAAAGATCTGATTTACAAAGGAGATATGGCTAAATGGAAAAAAATGGCTAATTCTTTGAAATTTAGAATGGCTGTTACCTTATCTGATGTAGAGCCAGGTTTGGCTAAAACTTATGCAGAAGCAGCTTTTGCTGGAGGGTTATTTGCTGATAAATCTGATAATTTCGGATTACAGACTTTTCCGTCAGGTTTATTATCAAATCCTGTTTATCAGGATGTTATCCAGTCTGGTAGAAATGACTTTTTACCTTCTGATGTTTTAGTGAACTATATGAACTCAACAAGCGATCCAAGAAGAGCTGTTTGGTTTACACTATATGAAGGACAATATGTAGGAGGAAAATATGCTAAAACGAATACTTTTGGTTTATTCTCGCACTTTACAGATGCAATTACCAATGAAAATGCACAAGGTTTCTTATTGGATTATACAGAAATTATGTTCTTAAAGACAGAAGCTGCTGCCAGAAATTTTAACGTTGGAGATACAGCTACTAACTTATATAAGGAGGCAATTAAGGCTTCAGTAACAGAATATGGAATGGATGTTTCTAATGCAGATGCAATTGTTGCAGCAACTCCATATGATGCGACTAACTGGAAAAAGTCTGTAGGATTCCAATCATGGGTAGCAATGTTTAACAAAGGTTTCCAAGCATGGAACTTTGCAAGAAGATTAGATTACCCAGTATTTGTAAATCCATCAAACTCTAGAGTAGAGGCAGTTCCAATCAGAATGAAGTATTCTCAGGATGAATATCTTGTGAATTCTAAAAATGTAAATGCTGCAGCTGCAAAAATCGGAGGAGATAAAGTTTCTACAAAGATCTTCTGGGATAAATTTTAA
- a CDS encoding BamA/TamA family outer membrane protein, which produces MSNTFHTYCKYLLISGFASAVVSCSNTRFLKENQLLYTGAEVKIENDTISKKDKKDLQAALEANLTPKPNSTFLGMRPKLYFYNIAKEPKKDKGFNYWLKYKMGEKPVLLGDVDREFNKDIIENYSENKGYFNAKATYDTVSKNKRAKVIYTLKPGARYLVDGVKFQKDSTLINQEIQNVAGRTLLKNGRPFDLDVIKAERERIDNRLKERGFYYFHPDNIIVQADSTVNKNHKVELNVKLKDNTPALSTQQFSIDKVIVFPNYNIQDVKEGKYSVPMNQDSLSKYAFDDIYVIDPQHKFKPKIFDRALYFKKGDLYNRSNHNLTLNRLISLGVFKFVKNEFITSDSLNHKFDAYYLLTPRQIQSLRLEALGRTNSANYAGSELNLNWTHRNFFKGAEQFKAAIFGAFDFQMGGAQDANNIFRGGANVQLSIPRIVAPFRFHSSSEFVPRTNITLGYEFQNRTKYYTLNNFTGSFGYVWKENARKEHDLKIIDITLVSPQKITAEYEAIAASNPAMKRIVEKQLIFGPTYSYTYTNTMLPRKNTFYYKGTLDLAGNITGLVTGANVKEDKEKKIFGIPFSQYAKIENDFRFYHKFTEKSSLATRIIAGIAYPYGNSEFVPFSKQFFSGGSNSIRAFRARTLGPGSFDPRTIQQGAYFDQSGDIKLELNAEYRANLYKFLNAAIFVDAGNIWLLNTDKDRPGAKFTKDFLNEIAVGAGVGLRLDFSILILRLDLAMPLRVPYYEKGSRWAFDKINFGDPNWRKDNLVLNIAIGYPF; this is translated from the coding sequence ATGAGTAATACATTTCATACATATTGTAAATATCTGTTGATTTCCGGATTTGCTTCGGCGGTAGTTTCCTGTAGCAATACCAGGTTTTTGAAAGAAAACCAGTTGCTCTACACTGGAGCAGAAGTAAAAATTGAAAACGACACTATTTCCAAAAAAGATAAAAAGGATCTTCAAGCAGCTCTGGAAGCCAACCTTACTCCCAAACCGAATTCTACATTTTTAGGAATGCGTCCTAAGCTTTATTTCTACAATATTGCCAAAGAGCCTAAAAAAGACAAAGGGTTTAATTACTGGCTTAAGTATAAGATGGGTGAAAAACCAGTCTTATTGGGAGATGTAGACCGCGAATTCAATAAAGATATTATTGAAAACTATTCTGAGAACAAAGGTTATTTTAATGCCAAAGCCACTTATGATACCGTATCGAAAAATAAAAGAGCAAAAGTAATCTATACCTTAAAGCCTGGAGCCAGGTATTTGGTAGATGGAGTTAAATTCCAAAAAGATTCTACTCTTATCAATCAGGAAATTCAAAATGTCGCTGGCAGAACACTTCTTAAGAATGGGAGACCGTTTGATCTGGATGTGATCAAAGCAGAAAGAGAAAGAATTGATAACAGATTAAAGGAAAGAGGGTTTTATTATTTCCATCCGGATAATATCATTGTACAGGCAGACAGCACCGTCAACAAAAACCATAAGGTAGAACTGAATGTAAAATTGAAGGATAACACGCCTGCTCTATCGACTCAGCAATTCAGTATTGATAAAGTGATTGTATTCCCGAATTACAATATTCAGGATGTAAAAGAAGGAAAATACAGTGTTCCGATGAACCAAGATTCCTTAAGTAAATATGCTTTCGATGATATCTACGTCATTGATCCGCAACATAAATTCAAACCGAAAATTTTCGACAGAGCCTTATACTTTAAAAAGGGAGATCTTTACAACCGTTCTAACCATAATCTTACCCTCAACCGACTCATTAGTTTAGGGGTATTTAAGTTTGTAAAAAATGAGTTTATTACTTCTGATTCTTTGAATCATAAATTTGATGCTTATTATTTATTAACGCCAAGGCAAATTCAGTCTTTACGCCTTGAAGCATTGGGAAGAACCAACTCGGCCAATTATGCAGGTAGTGAACTTAACTTAAACTGGACGCATAGAAACTTCTTCAAAGGAGCAGAACAATTCAAAGCGGCTATCTTTGGTGCTTTTGATTTTCAAATGGGAGGAGCTCAGGATGCCAATAATATTTTCCGTGGAGGAGCGAATGTTCAGCTTTCGATTCCGAGAATTGTGGCACCATTCCGTTTTCACTCTTCCAGTGAATTTGTTCCAAGAACAAATATAACGTTAGGATATGAGTTCCAAAACAGAACAAAATATTATACCCTTAATAATTTTACAGGTTCATTCGGATATGTATGGAAAGAAAATGCAAGAAAGGAGCATGACCTTAAAATAATTGATATTACCCTTGTATCTCCACAAAAGATTACCGCTGAATATGAGGCCATTGCAGCGAGTAATCCGGCAATGAAGCGAATTGTGGAAAAACAGCTTATTTTTGGGCCTACTTATTCATATACCTATACCAACACTATGCTGCCCAGAAAGAATACCTTCTATTACAAAGGTACGCTTGATCTGGCCGGAAATATTACAGGACTGGTAACTGGTGCGAATGTAAAAGAAGATAAAGAGAAAAAGATTTTTGGAATTCCTTTCAGCCAATATGCTAAGATCGAAAATGACTTCAGATTCTATCATAAATTCACGGAAAAATCATCATTAGCAACAAGAATTATTGCTGGAATTGCTTATCCATACGGAAATTCAGAGTTTGTTCCTTTTTCCAAGCAGTTTTTCTCAGGAGGTAGTAACAGTATCAGAGCATTCCGAGCGAGAACATTAGGCCCGGGAAGTTTTGATCCAAGAACTATACAACAAGGAGCTTATTTTGACCAATCGGGAGATATTAAACTGGAATTAAATGCTGAGTACCGCGCCAATCTATATAAATTTTTAAATGCGGCCATCTTTGTAGATGCTGGAAATATCTGGCTTCTTAATACTGATAAAGACAGACCTGGCGCTAAATTCACAAAAGATTTCTTAAATGAAATCGCTGTAGGAGCCGGAGTTGGTCTGAGACTTGATTTCTCTATCCTGATCTTAAGATTAGATCTAGCTATGCCATTGAGAGTACCTTACTATGAGAAGGGAAGCAGATGGGCCTTCGATAAAATTAATTTCGGAGATCCCAACTGGAGGAAAGATAATCTTGTATTAAATATTGCCATCGGATATCCTTTTTAA
- a CDS encoding bacteriocin-like protein, protein MKNLKKFTKTELKKITAGNAPCCEPWGRCPDGYKQCREWGACLPMSVNCNIA, encoded by the coding sequence ATGAAAAATCTAAAAAAATTCACGAAAACTGAGTTAAAAAAAATTACTGCTGGAAATGCTCCATGCTGCGAACCTTGGGGCAGATGCCCTGATGGATATAAACAATGCAGAGAATGGGGAGCTTGTTTACCTATGTCTGTAAATTGTAATATTGCATAA
- the argS gene encoding arginine--tRNA ligase has protein sequence MNIKDIIEQKLSEVILNVFQLKDIKLEVQENKTEFEGDFTIVTFPLVKQLKKNPESIGVELGEALTEQTDIFESFNVVKGFLNVKVKNQLFVDNFRSVHDGFSTIDKKNATVMVEYSSPNTNKPLHLGHIRNNLLGFSVAQILKEAGYDVIKTQIINDRGIHICKSMLAWEKFGNGETPDTTHTKGDKFVGNYYVEFDKNYKREISELVSQGVAEEQAKKEAPVMKEAQKMLLDWENGDETVRNLWAEMNSWVYKGFNETYKRLGVDFDQVQYESNTYILGKDLIQTGLDKGVLYQKEDGSVWCDLTDEGLDQKLLLRSDGTSVYMTQDLGTAVERFKQNNIQKLIYTVGNEQDYHFQVLFKIMKKLGYEWADQLFHLSYGMVELPEGKMKSREGTVVDADDLMQEMYETAKSKAQELGKLENLSEEDKEVSYETVGLGALKYFMLKVDPRKKMLFNPAESIDFNGNTGPFIQYTYARIQSLLSKAEFAYQETADVVLNQFEKELIMQLTNFKTVVAKSAETLSPALVANYVYDLVKSYNSFYQNNPILNQDDENIKQFRLNVSDLTAKTIKKSLELLGIGTVNRM, from the coding sequence ATGAATATTAAAGATATTATTGAACAAAAACTTTCAGAAGTCATTTTAAATGTATTTCAGTTAAAAGACATTAAGCTGGAAGTTCAGGAAAATAAAACGGAATTTGAAGGTGACTTTACCATTGTTACTTTCCCATTAGTAAAACAATTGAAGAAAAACCCTGAGAGTATCGGGGTAGAATTGGGCGAAGCTTTAACGGAGCAGACAGATATTTTTGAAAGCTTTAATGTGGTAAAAGGATTCCTTAATGTTAAAGTTAAAAATCAATTATTTGTAGATAATTTCAGATCTGTACATGATGGATTTTCAACAATAGATAAGAAAAATGCTACCGTAATGGTGGAGTATTCTTCACCCAATACCAACAAGCCTCTGCATTTAGGGCACATCAGAAATAATCTGTTAGGATTTTCAGTGGCTCAGATCTTAAAAGAGGCTGGATATGATGTGATCAAAACTCAGATCATCAATGACAGAGGAATTCATATCTGTAAGTCTATGTTGGCTTGGGAGAAATTCGGAAACGGAGAAACTCCTGACACAACCCATACAAAGGGAGATAAATTTGTAGGAAACTATTATGTAGAGTTCGACAAGAATTATAAGAGAGAAATTTCTGAATTGGTAAGCCAGGGAGTCGCAGAAGAGCAGGCTAAAAAAGAAGCTCCGGTAATGAAGGAAGCTCAAAAAATGCTTTTGGATTGGGAGAATGGAGATGAAACGGTAAGAAACCTTTGGGCAGAAATGAACTCTTGGGTGTATAAGGGATTCAATGAAACGTATAAGAGATTAGGCGTTGATTTTGACCAGGTTCAGTATGAAAGTAATACTTATATCCTAGGAAAAGACCTTATCCAGACGGGACTAGATAAAGGGGTTCTATACCAAAAAGAAGATGGTTCTGTTTGGTGTGATCTAACAGATGAAGGCCTTGATCAAAAATTATTACTACGTTCTGATGGTACTTCAGTGTACATGACTCAGGATTTAGGAACTGCAGTAGAACGTTTTAAGCAAAATAATATTCAAAAACTTATCTATACGGTAGGGAATGAGCAGGATTATCACTTCCAGGTTTTATTCAAGATTATGAAAAAACTAGGATATGAGTGGGCTGATCAATTATTCCATCTTTCTTATGGAATGGTTGAATTACCGGAAGGAAAAATGAAATCCCGTGAAGGAACTGTAGTAGATGCCGATGACCTGATGCAGGAAATGTATGAAACAGCAAAATCTAAAGCTCAGGAACTAGGAAAGCTTGAAAACCTTTCTGAAGAAGATAAAGAAGTATCTTATGAAACAGTGGGGCTTGGTGCATTGAAATATTTCATGCTAAAAGTAGATCCTAGAAAGAAAATGCTTTTCAATCCGGCTGAAAGTATCGACTTTAACGGAAATACTGGGCCGTTTATTCAGTATACTTATGCTCGTATCCAGTCATTGTTGTCGAAAGCAGAATTTGCTTATCAAGAAACTGCTGATGTAGTGTTGAATCAATTTGAAAAAGAATTGATCATGCAGCTTACCAATTTCAAAACGGTAGTCGCTAAATCTGCAGAGACATTAAGCCCAGCTTTGGTTGCCAACTATGTATATGACCTCGTGAAATCGTATAATTCATTCTATCAGAATAATCCGATCCTGAACCAGGATGATGAAAATATCAAACAATTCCGTTTGAATGTATCCGATCTTACAGCCAAGACGATTAAAAAATCGTTGGAGTTACTGGGAATTGGAACAGTAAACAGAATGTAA
- a CDS encoding TonB-dependent receptor plug domain-containing protein translates to MKKLTTGLLVLVLSSSIAVANAQQKKDTIKTKEIEGVVVTALGIKREKKSLGYASEEVKAAELVGGTTNTGNVASLLSGKVAGLQVNTNNNFGGSSNLLIRGYKSLSGGSPLIVIDGSPVNNSSLSTNAPFDYGNFLSDINQEDIESINVLKGAAASALYGERGSDGVILIVTKNGRGNNDGSWGVTLTSGITAGFVDKSTFPTYQTKYGAGYGGEDWNFPLSKDGYHYTNFQDDASYGPKFDPSLLVYQWDSYDPSSPNYKKATPWVAAKNGPIKFFETPVTYVNTVTIEKGNKTSNLSLSYSNMLSNGLLPNSELRKNTISAKFNHDFTDKLHASVFTTLTLQDTKGRNETGYSDNVVSGFRQWWQTNVDVYALRNAYLNNGNTNFSWNRTSPDEATPQFWNNPYFQRYQNYQSDNRTRVFSYAQLKYDISKNLGITGKLSYDDLQMVVEERLMNGSIPQVFGASGLNVSSGYARTNMKNSELNFDVFLNYKFNITEDLSLSGIAGGNVRRNLIDNVYMSTEGGLSNLDCLPSPIQ, encoded by the coding sequence ATGAAGAAACTAACAACAGGTCTTCTTGTTTTAGTATTGTCATCTTCTATTGCAGTTGCAAATGCTCAGCAAAAGAAAGATACTATTAAAACAAAAGAGATCGAGGGCGTGGTAGTAACCGCTCTTGGTATTAAAAGAGAAAAAAAATCACTGGGCTATGCTTCAGAAGAGGTAAAAGCAGCCGAATTAGTCGGCGGAACTACCAATACAGGAAACGTGGCATCTCTTCTTTCCGGAAAGGTAGCCGGATTACAGGTAAATACAAACAACAACTTTGGTGGATCTTCAAACCTATTGATCAGAGGGTATAAATCCTTATCAGGAGGTTCTCCCCTTATTGTAATTGATGGATCTCCTGTTAACAACTCATCCTTATCAACAAATGCGCCATTTGATTATGGTAACTTCCTATCAGATATCAATCAGGAAGATATTGAATCCATCAACGTTTTGAAAGGTGCAGCAGCTTCTGCACTTTACGGAGAGAGGGGTAGTGATGGGGTAATTTTGATCGTTACTAAAAATGGTAGAGGTAATAACGATGGCAGCTGGGGGGTTACTTTAACTTCAGGAATTACGGCAGGTTTTGTAGATAAATCTACATTCCCTACATATCAGACAAAATATGGAGCCGGATATGGTGGTGAAGATTGGAACTTTCCATTAAGTAAGGATGGGTATCATTATACCAACTTCCAGGATGATGCTTCTTATGGTCCTAAATTTGATCCTAGTCTTTTGGTATATCAGTGGGATTCATATGATCCTTCTTCTCCGAATTACAAAAAAGCAACACCTTGGGTTGCTGCCAAAAACGGGCCAATCAAATTTTTTGAAACACCAGTCACTTATGTTAATACAGTAACCATTGAGAAAGGAAATAAGACATCAAATCTTTCCTTATCATATTCCAATATGCTTTCTAATGGTTTATTACCGAATTCAGAGTTAAGAAAAAATACGATTTCAGCTAAATTTAATCACGATTTTACGGATAAGTTACACGCTTCAGTTTTTACAACTTTAACGTTGCAGGATACGAAAGGACGTAATGAAACCGGTTATTCTGATAACGTTGTTTCTGGTTTCAGACAATGGTGGCAGACGAACGTTGATGTCTATGCATTAAGAAATGCCTATTTAAATAATGGAAATACGAATTTTTCATGGAACAGAACTTCACCAGATGAAGCAACTCCTCAATTCTGGAATAACCCTTATTTCCAAAGATACCAAAACTATCAGTCTGATAACAGAACGAGAGTATTTAGTTATGCTCAGTTAAAATATGATATTTCTAAAAATTTAGGAATTACAGGTAAATTGTCTTATGATGATTTACAGATGGTTGTAGAAGAAAGATTAATGAATGGATCAATTCCACAAGTATTCGGTGCTTCAGGATTGAATGTTTCTTCAGGATATGCCAGAACCAACATGAAAAACTCTGAATTAAACTTCGATGTATTCTTAAATTATAAATTTAATATTACGGAGGACTTAAGTTTGAGCGGAATTGCAGGTGGAAACGTTAGAAGAAATTTAATCGATAACGTATATATGAGTACTGAAGGCGGGTTATCAAACCTGGATTGTTTGCCATCTCCAATTCAGTAA